CTGCTCAGAAAGCGTGATAAAATGACAATACAGCGTCAAAAACAGACTCCGCGCGGCATAATACCCCAACACGCCGCCGCCCTCCCGCGCCTTTGCTTGCTTCCATTTGTAGCCCTTTCTCCTCAAAAGTCAACCGCCTTCCACGCTGTCCCAGGGCTTTTTTAAAGTTCTGATAATGTGGTATACAAAAAGGGCCTTCCTCGTGTCTTGCGAACTTTGAAGGTCAAGATGGCAGGAAAGAAAGGCAAGCGTTCCTTGTTGGAGCAATGGCGCATGATGCCCGACCCGCGGTCCCGTCATGGGAGGATATACCCTCGGTACGGCATGTTGGCGGTGCTCATTTTAGCCGCCATGCACGGCGAGAATTCGTTGTTAGGGATGTGGCCACGGGCGAAAGAGCGGAAGGAACGCCTGGTGAACTTCATGCCGTTGGGGTTGTGGGCGCGTCCGCATCTTCCCAGCCCGGGGAGCTTTTGGCGGGTGGCACAGAAACGGGATGCGGGGGTACTGGAGGGCGTGGTGCGGGCGTGGGTGCTGAGTTGGGAAGGCGAAGCCGCCATGCCTTAGATGGCAAAACGCTACGGGGGAGCCAATGCCGGCGCGGAGAGCAAGCCTTGCAAGTGCTCACCATGGCGGGGTAAGTCTTGCGCGGGGCGGTGGGGCAGCGGGAGGTTGCAGGAGGCGATGAGTTGGCCGCCGCTCTGGCCCCGCTGGAAGAGATGCCGTTAGCCGGGAAAGGGGTGAACGCCCATGCAGGCCTGCTGAAAGCCCCCCTGGTGCAAAAGGTGGTGGAAAAAGGGCCTACATCGGTTTGGTGAAGAACGATTAGCCGGGGTTGAAAGCCGCCCTGGAAGATCGGCCACCCTTTTCCCTGCCGGGGGGGCTGGCCGCCCGCCGGATTGGCAAAAAGGTGGTGAAAGGCCGTGGACGATGGGCGGAACGCCCTTTGTGGATCGCCCTGTGTGAAGAGGACATGCAGGCCTATCTGACGACAGCGTTTGGTTGGCCGCAGGCGCCATGGTGTGGCTGGATTGCCCGTCGGCGCCGGCCGTTGTGGCCCTCACGCTCTTGCGAGGCTGGATACCGGCTGCCTATCTTCCGGAGGCCCGTCGCAAAGTTGCCGCTCTGCCGGATGATGGTTTGCCCTTGCTCCCTGCCCCTTTAAAAAAACCGTATCCATGGGAAGGAGCGTGGCTCAGGGGCTTACCGTAGCGCTGGCCTGGGCGACCCGTTCGGGTTGATTGGGCATGCGCTGATAGTAGGACCAGAAGGCTTGGGATTCGGGCGTGTTGTAAGCGCCGGCGTTGGCCGCCCAGCGGTGGGCAATGGGCTGGTAGAGCAGTTCGACTTCCACGGTGAACGGGCCCGAGGCGTCGCCCAGGGCCACGGTGTAGGTGACCGTGTCGCTGCCGCTGATGAAGTTGGCGTCCTGCAGTGCCACGCCATGGGGCACCACTTCGTCCGGCACCGCCGTTTTGTCAAAACCTTTGGGCAGCAGACGGTTATCTTTGGCATAGGAGGCGGCGTTGAGCAGCACGGTGGTCACCTGGCCGTGGACGTCTTCCAGGATGGTCTCGTAGATTTGCACTTGATCCGGTTGGGTGATGTGGTCGTAGTGGGGTTCGTAGGCCTAGGGGTCGGCGTCGTTGTCGTTGCCATGGATGGCTCCTTCAGGGGTGTAGGCGCCGGATTCGAACGCCACCTGTCCAGCGGCGTCACGCACCGTGACATGCAGCCAGGCCCGCCGCGAGGGGTAGGCGGAGGGGAATTTGTGGCCGGTGAGGTTGGTCACAGTCACGCGGAAGGTTAAGTTGCCGTCCTTGGCCTGGGGTCCGGCGATGGTCAGGATGGCCGTCTGGGACTGCAAGAAAGCCTGAGTGCGGGCGATGGCCGCGGCGAAACCGGCCTCGCCGTCCATGGCCTGGAGGCCGCCGCCAAAGGCCTTGAGCAGGCGCAGCAGGTAGGTGTTGCCGCCGGTGAACTCGTGCCGTCGCACGGGTTGCCGGGCCACCGGTTGACCGATGGCGGTCAGCACCACGCTGCCCTGGGCTTCGGGCATGTGACAGTCCTGGCATG
Above is a genomic segment from Anaerolineae bacterium containing:
- a CDS encoding transposase family protein, with amino-acid sequence MAGKKGKRSLLEQWRMMPDPRSRHGRIYPRYGMLAVLILAAMHGENSLLGMWPRAKERKERLVNFMPLGLWARPHLPSPGSFWRVAQKRDAGVLEGVVRAWVLSWEGEAAMP